In Pseudomonas fakonensis, one DNA window encodes the following:
- a CDS encoding FMN-binding glutamate synthase family protein yields the protein MSLSLLSRYAFFAACVLFTLASLPFLHHEWLWPFTLTTGVLSLIGLFDLLQQRHAVRRNYPILGNIRYLVEGIRPEIRQYLLESDSDALPFSRAQRSLVYARAKNEASDKPFGTLIDVYQSGFEFIGHSMRPAPLADPSSFRIVVGGPQCRQPYSASIFNISAMSFGSLSANAIRALNQGAKLGNFAHDTGEGSISPYHREHGGDLTWELGSGYFGCRTPDGRFDPERFAAQAQNPQVRMIEIKMSQGAKPGHGGILPKHKVTQEIAETRGILMGEDCISPSRHSAFSTPLELMQFIAQLRELSGGKPVGFKFCLGHPWEFMGIAKAMLETGILPDFIVVDGKEGGTGAAPVEFTDHIGVPLREGLLFVHNTLVGLNLRDKIKLGASGKIVSAFDIASVLAIGADWANSARGFMFAIGCIQSQSCHTNKCPTGVATQDALRQRALVVPDKAQRVLNFHHNTLKALAEMLAAAGLEHPAQLEAKHLVRRISATEIKLFSQMHVFLKPGELLTGEVNGQFYSRMWQLARADSFEPHSEVAA from the coding sequence ATGAGCCTGTCACTTCTCAGTCGCTACGCCTTCTTCGCCGCTTGTGTGCTGTTCACCCTGGCCAGCCTGCCGTTCCTCCACCACGAGTGGCTGTGGCCATTCACCCTGACCACCGGCGTGCTCAGCCTGATCGGCCTGTTCGACCTGCTGCAGCAACGCCACGCGGTGCGCCGCAACTACCCGATCCTGGGCAACATCCGTTACCTGGTGGAGGGCATCCGCCCGGAGATTCGCCAGTACCTGCTCGAGTCCGACAGTGATGCCCTGCCCTTCTCCCGCGCGCAGCGTTCGCTGGTGTACGCCCGGGCCAAGAACGAAGCCTCGGACAAACCCTTCGGCACCCTGATCGACGTGTACCAGTCGGGCTTCGAGTTCATCGGCCACTCCATGCGCCCGGCGCCGTTGGCCGACCCGTCCAGCTTCCGCATCGTGGTCGGCGGGCCGCAGTGCCGCCAGCCGTATTCGGCGTCGATCTTCAACATTTCGGCCATGAGCTTCGGCTCGCTCAGCGCCAACGCCATTCGCGCCCTCAACCAGGGCGCCAAGCTGGGCAACTTCGCCCATGACACTGGCGAAGGCAGCATCAGCCCCTACCACCGCGAACACGGCGGCGACCTGACCTGGGAGCTGGGCAGCGGCTACTTCGGTTGCCGCACCCCGGACGGGCGCTTCGACCCCGAGCGCTTTGCCGCCCAGGCGCAAAACCCGCAGGTGCGCATGATCGAGATCAAGATGAGCCAGGGCGCCAAGCCCGGCCACGGCGGCATCCTGCCCAAGCACAAGGTTACCCAGGAAATCGCCGAGACCCGCGGCATCCTGATGGGCGAGGACTGCATTTCGCCGTCACGCCACAGCGCCTTCTCCACCCCGCTCGAGCTGATGCAGTTCATCGCCCAGTTGCGCGAGCTGTCTGGCGGCAAGCCGGTGGGCTTCAAGTTCTGCCTGGGCCACCCGTGGGAGTTCATGGGCATTGCCAAGGCCATGCTGGAAACCGGCATCCTCCCCGACTTCATCGTGGTCGATGGCAAGGAAGGCGGTACTGGCGCAGCGCCGGTGGAGTTCACCGACCACATCGGCGTGCCGCTGCGCGAGGGCTTGCTGTTCGTGCACAACACCCTGGTGGGCCTGAACCTGCGGGACAAGATCAAGCTGGGGGCCAGCGGCAAGATCGTCAGCGCCTTCGACATCGCCAGCGTGCTGGCCATCGGCGCCGACTGGGCCAACTCGGCGCGCGGTTTCATGTTCGCCATTGGCTGCATCCAGTCGCAGAGCTGCCACACCAACAAGTGCCCCACTGGCGTTGCCACCCAGGATGCCCTGCGCCAGCGCGCGCTGGTGGTGCCGGACAAGGCCCAGCGGGTGCTCAACTTCCACCACAACACCCTCAAGGCGCTGGCCGAAATGCTCGCCGCCGCAGGGCTGGAGCACCCGGCGCAGCTGGAGGCCAAGCACCTGGTGCGGCGCATTTCGGCCACCGAGATCAAGCTGTTCTCGCAGATGCACGTGTTCCTCAAACCCGGCGAGTTGCTGACCGGCGAGGTCAACGGGCAGTTCTATTCGCGCATGTGGCAACTGGCCCGGGCCGACAGTTTCGAGCCGCACAGCGAAGTGGCGGCCTGA
- a CDS encoding type B 50S ribosomal protein L31 — MKAGIHPAYRTVLFHDTAADAYFLIGSTVDTDRTQVHSDGQTYPYVALDVSSASHPVYTGQQRKTTVEGRVAGFNKRFAGFTGK; from the coding sequence ATGAAAGCTGGCATTCACCCCGCCTACCGTACCGTGCTGTTTCACGACACTGCCGCCGATGCGTATTTTCTGATCGGCTCGACCGTGGACACCGACCGCACACAGGTGCACAGCGACGGCCAGACCTACCCCTACGTGGCGCTGGATGTATCCAGTGCCTCGCACCCGGTGTACACCGGGCAGCAGCGCAAGACCACCGTGGAAGGGCGGGTGGCAGGGTTCAACAAGCGCTTTGCCGGGTTTACCGGCAAGTAG
- a CDS encoding NUDIX hydrolase, protein MPKTIRIAAALLIDAQGRTLLVRKRGTQAFMQPGGKIDAGETPAQALVRELHEELGLHLDPVQATHLGRFSAPAANEPGFEVQAELFRVDCDQAVAPAAEIEEVLWLAADATPGLELAPLTRDLILPLWRETLNAPR, encoded by the coding sequence ATGCCCAAGACCATCCGTATCGCCGCCGCCCTGCTGATCGACGCGCAAGGCCGCACCCTGCTGGTACGCAAGCGCGGCACGCAAGCCTTCATGCAGCCCGGTGGCAAGATCGACGCCGGCGAAACGCCGGCCCAGGCCCTGGTGCGTGAGCTGCACGAAGAACTCGGCCTGCACTTGGACCCCGTTCAGGCCACTCACTTGGGCCGCTTCAGCGCACCGGCCGCCAATGAGCCGGGCTTTGAGGTGCAGGCCGAGCTGTTCCGGGTCGACTGCGACCAGGCCGTGGCCCCGGCCGCAGAAATCGAAGAAGTGCTATGGCTGGCGGCAGACGCAACCCCGGGCCTGGAACTGGCGCCGCTGACCCGCGACCTGATCCTGCCGCTGTGGCGCGAAACCCTCAACGCACCGCGCTGA
- the metR gene encoding transcriptional regulator MetR: protein MLEIRHLKTLHALREADSLVEAAERLHLTQSALSHQFKELEERLGLPLFVRKTKPIRFTSAGLRLLQLADATLPLLRGAERDIARLAGGTAGRLHMAIECHSCFQWLMPTIDQFRDAWPEVELDLASGFAFAPLPALARGDLDLVVTSDPLDLAGITYVPLFTYEAMLAVANQHPLASKPYMVPQDLLDQTLITYPVERDRLDIFTRFLEPADIEPAAVRTSELTVMMMQLVASGRGVCGMPHWALHEYSSRGYVKGKRLGEKGLFATLYAAVRTDMLDAPYMRDFLLTAKDTSFATLDGVSAVR, encoded by the coding sequence GTGCTGGAAATCCGCCACCTGAAAACCCTTCATGCCCTGCGCGAGGCCGACAGCCTGGTGGAGGCCGCCGAGCGCCTGCACCTGACCCAGTCGGCACTGTCGCACCAGTTCAAGGAGCTGGAAGAACGCCTTGGCCTGCCGCTTTTCGTGCGCAAGACCAAACCCATTCGCTTCACCAGCGCCGGCCTGCGCCTGCTGCAACTGGCCGACGCCACCCTGCCGCTGCTGCGTGGCGCTGAACGCGACATCGCGCGCCTGGCCGGCGGTACTGCCGGGCGCCTGCACATGGCCATCGAATGCCACAGCTGCTTCCAGTGGCTGATGCCGACCATCGACCAGTTCCGCGACGCCTGGCCGGAGGTAGAGCTGGACCTCGCCTCGGGCTTCGCCTTTGCCCCGCTGCCGGCACTGGCCCGCGGCGACCTCGACCTGGTGGTGACCTCCGACCCGCTGGACCTGGCCGGCATCACCTACGTGCCGCTGTTCACCTACGAGGCCATGCTGGCGGTGGCCAACCAGCACCCGCTGGCCAGCAAACCGTACATGGTGCCCCAGGACCTGCTCGACCAGACCTTGATCACCTACCCGGTGGAGCGCGACCGCCTGGATATCTTCACCCGCTTCCTGGAACCGGCCGACATCGAGCCGGCCGCCGTGCGCACCTCTGAGCTGACGGTGATGATGATGCAGCTGGTGGCCAGCGGGCGCGGCGTGTGCGGCATGCCGCACTGGGCGCTGCACGAGTACAGCTCGCGCGGCTATGTGAAGGGCAAGCGCCTGGGCGAAAAGGGGCTGTTCGCCACGCTTTATGCGGCGGTACGCACCGACATGCTCGATGCGCCGTACATGCGCGATTTCCTGCTGACCGCCAAGGATACTTCGTTCGCCACCCTCGATGGGGTCAGCGCGGTGCGTTGA
- a CDS encoding alpha/beta fold hydrolase: MRALLLFFFFLVSAPAAFADDRCNPHVPVQRAELGELSLVYQSVGAARDPALLLVMGLGGQLIHWPDDVVEALCQQGFRVIRYDNRDVGLSRWNQLPASANLTIELVRYKLGLPVSAPYTLTDMANDGVRLMDALEIRQFHVLGVSMGGMIAQHIAAMAPERVRSLTLVMSSSGAAGLPAPNPALVQLLARRSAPSREVAIEQQADLLAALGSPQVKDDRAVLLQQAALAYDRAFNPEGVKRQIMAILAEPSRVELLNQLRVPTLVVHGTADPLLPVMHGVHLAAHIQGSQLRLIPGLAHRFQEPFKQPLLGAVLPYLQAHRQDVTHIAGL, from the coding sequence ATGCGGGCTTTACTACTTTTCTTCTTTTTTCTGGTCAGCGCGCCGGCAGCTTTCGCCGATGACCGCTGTAACCCTCACGTGCCGGTGCAACGTGCCGAGCTGGGTGAACTGAGCCTGGTCTACCAGAGCGTCGGCGCTGCGCGCGACCCTGCCTTGCTGCTGGTGATGGGGCTGGGCGGGCAGTTGATCCACTGGCCGGACGACGTGGTCGAAGCGCTGTGCCAGCAGGGCTTTCGGGTGATCCGCTATGACAACCGCGATGTCGGCCTGTCGCGCTGGAACCAACTGCCGGCCAGTGCCAACCTCACCATCGAGCTGGTGCGCTACAAGCTCGGCCTGCCGGTGTCGGCGCCTTATACCTTGACCGACATGGCCAACGACGGCGTGCGGCTTATGGATGCGCTGGAAATTCGCCAGTTCCACGTGCTGGGGGTGAGCATGGGCGGCATGATCGCCCAGCACATCGCGGCCATGGCGCCAGAGCGGGTGCGTAGCCTGACGCTGGTGATGTCCAGTTCGGGGGCCGCCGGGCTGCCGGCACCCAACCCTGCACTGGTGCAGTTGCTGGCCCGGCGCAGCGCGCCCAGCCGCGAGGTGGCCATCGAGCAGCAGGCCGACCTGTTGGCAGCCCTGGGTAGCCCGCAGGTGAAGGACGATCGCGCGGTGCTGTTGCAGCAGGCAGCGCTGGCCTATGACCGGGCGTTCAACCCCGAGGGGGTGAAACGCCAGATCATGGCGATATTGGCCGAGCCCAGCCGGGTGGAGCTGCTCAACCAGTTGCGTGTGCCAACGCTGGTGGTGCATGGCACCGCCGACCCGCTGCTGCCGGTGATGCACGGGGTGCACCTGGCGGCGCATATCCAAGGCAGCCAGCTGCGCTTGATACCGGGGTTGGCACACCGCTTCCAGGAGCCGTTCAAGCAGCCGCTGCTGGGGGCGGTGCTGCCCTACCTGCAGGCGCACCGCCAGGATGTGACCCATATCGCCGGGCTGTGA
- a CDS encoding GlpM family protein, which produces MDLVFKAALGAGVVVLLAILSKTRNYYIAGLVPLFPTFALIAHYIVGKGRSLADLKTTILFGMWSIIPYFVYLATLYVLVDRMRLEASLALATVAWLMAATVLVSLWVRLH; this is translated from the coding sequence GTGGACCTGGTATTCAAAGCGGCGCTGGGCGCCGGCGTGGTGGTGCTTCTGGCGATCCTGTCGAAGACCCGCAACTACTACATCGCAGGGCTGGTGCCACTGTTCCCGACCTTCGCCCTGATCGCCCACTACATCGTCGGCAAGGGCCGCTCGCTGGCGGACCTGAAGACCACCATCCTGTTTGGCATGTGGTCGATCATTCCGTACTTCGTGTACCTGGCCACCCTGTATGTGCTGGTCGACCGTATGCGCCTGGAAGCCTCGCTGGCCCTGGCGACGGTAGCCTGGCTGATGGCCGCGACGGTGCTGGTGAGCTTGTGGGTGCGGTTGCACTGA